The DNA window TTTTGAATTTCTGTACCATGATGGGGAAGCCTTAGTGTTCATGGATACCGAAACCTACGATCAGATACATATTGATGCGAATCTTCTTGGGGATTCGAAAGGCTTTCTTTCCGAAAACATGACCTGCAACATTCTTTTTCACGGAGAAACACCGATTCAGGTGGAGGTTCCCACGTTTGTCGAGCTTGAAATTACCCGGACCGAACCGGGATTCAAGGGAAATACCGCGTCGAATGTAAACAAGCCTGCAATTGTTTCTACCGGCGCAAAAGTGGACGTTCCGCTGTTTATTGAAGTCGGAGATGTAATAAAAATCGATACCCGTACCGGGGAATACATCGAGCGTGTGAAAAAATAACTTTTTTTTACAATGAACTATACCTATATCAAAAGGGTTCCCTCTATGTCCATGGAAAGTATTTTTAAAGTTCCTCGAGATCTGTTTTATACCAACGACCATACATG is part of the Candidatus Latescibacter sp. genome and encodes:
- the efp gene encoding elongation factor P, which produces MASTADFRNGFTFIENGDLFTIIEFQHVKPGKGGAFVRTKLRNIRTKTVYERTYRSGERFEEARLERRPFEFLYHDGEALVFMDTETYDQIHIDANLLGDSKGFLSENMTCNILFHGETPIQVEVPTFVELEITRTEPGFKGNTASNVNKPAIVSTGAKVDVPLFIEVGDVIKIDTRTGEYIERVKK